The Belonocnema kinseyi isolate 2016_QV_RU_SX_M_011 chromosome 10, B_treatae_v1, whole genome shotgun sequence genome has a window encoding:
- the LOC117181618 gene encoding kxDL motif-containing protein CG10681 isoform X1 gives MATAQGTPESDTGSFECFQNYTAPEVFIQGLAGIVDQQDVESMIRAQKQMLQRFEKTNEMLTNCNQLSVNRLKTAGTEFKKHTALLVEMKKDLDHIFKRIRLIKNKLNQQYPQAFNEAVRSSLAEEVIVEDMDCGSKPLEPEVVPLPILMTNAAVKGDPDSDVPVEEFQFAKLRQRRIKSNDSSSTDSNNDNADTSSCTSDTG, from the exons atggcaactGCTCAAGGAACACCTGAATCTGATACTGGAAGCTTCGAGTGTTTTCAGAATTACACAGCACCGGAAGTCTTTATCCAGGGACTTGCTGGAATTGTCGATCAACAGGATGTCGAATCCATGATTCGTGCCCAAAAACAAAT gTTGCAGCGTTTCGAGAAGACGAACGAAATGCTGACAAACTGCAATCAGTTATCGGTGAACAGGCTCAAAACTGCAGGCACAGAATTCAAAAAGCACACAGCCCTTCTAGTCGAAATGAAAAAAGACCTCGATCACATATTCAAAAGGATACGATtaataaagaacaaattaaatCAGCAATATCCTCAAGCTTTCAAtg AGGCTGTAAGAAGTAGTTTAGCAGAGGAAGTTATTGTCGAGGACATGGACTGTGGGTCAAAACCGTTAGAACCGGAAGTGGTGCCTCTACCAATACTAATGACTAATGCAGCCGTGAAAGGAGATCCGGATTCAGATG TTCCAGTCGAGGAGTTTCAGTTTGCTAAACTACGCCAAAGGCGGATTAAGAGCAACGACAGTTCGTCGACGGATAGCAACAACGATAATGCCGATACGTCCTCCTGCACCTCCGACACCGGTTAA
- the LOC117181618 gene encoding kxDL motif-containing protein CG10681 isoform X2, translating into MATAQGTPESDTGSFECFQNYTAPEVFIQGLAGIVDQQDVESMIRAQKQMLQRFEKTNEMLTNCNQLSVNRLKTAGTEFKKHTALLVEMKKDLDHIFKRIRLIKNKLNQQYPQAFNEAVRSSLAEEVIVEDMDCGSKPLEPEVVPLPILMTNAAVKGDPDSDASFISYFRGCE; encoded by the exons atggcaactGCTCAAGGAACACCTGAATCTGATACTGGAAGCTTCGAGTGTTTTCAGAATTACACAGCACCGGAAGTCTTTATCCAGGGACTTGCTGGAATTGTCGATCAACAGGATGTCGAATCCATGATTCGTGCCCAAAAACAAAT gTTGCAGCGTTTCGAGAAGACGAACGAAATGCTGACAAACTGCAATCAGTTATCGGTGAACAGGCTCAAAACTGCAGGCACAGAATTCAAAAAGCACACAGCCCTTCTAGTCGAAATGAAAAAAGACCTCGATCACATATTCAAAAGGATACGATtaataaagaacaaattaaatCAGCAATATCCTCAAGCTTTCAAtg AGGCTGTAAGAAGTAGTTTAGCAGAGGAAGTTATTGTCGAGGACATGGACTGTGGGTCAAAACCGTTAGAACCGGAAGTGGTGCCTCTACCAATACTAATGACTAATGCAGCCGTGAAAGGAGATCCGGATTCAGATG CCTCCTTCATTTCCTATTTCCGTGGGTGTGAGTGA
- the LOC117182176 gene encoding protein SMG5 codes for MRRSYNSDARTTDGLEVTRRLYRGVTDIAKRLDEQKSHALTVSDIFTPTGEALRAKLRDYCERLIFKDPISHVRKTEELLWRRGFYDVVSMAKKIRKGNVWSEAEKALLSAHLSVGVGFYHHLILRLQIECNLDLVGVIDFAYPHNESTSANIKSKSTPSKLQTEEVRQCAIRFIHRSLICLGDLARYRLDLEPNWDPMIATRYYKMAVAIDPNIGMPHNQLGTMAGNKNFGLDGVYHYMRCILCTEPFDGAEGNLKRTVTLHSFSGKEKCPTQECIAKLLSLLQLWECEDTNPDRINQECQALLNVIETCLTLERSFPSNKKPLEDVDDIETYLQSCKIEDNIYLNDDMIFKIMSICLMTISKLRNKDSCDVQGVIAFTLAVLSQLVHSTILRIQESLIDISITNGEHVDLNLHFSDFESELIKEEEEISAKEETSNVLESLGLSEKNERETNGHHINGVKSSKDKSKSLLTKLRRRKRRNSSDSDNSDADGNDVFSSSDEMNSDISETEEDALSGENPHSDEALSDDLSDEEGPKDDLKSENANDIHINGHDLANSRNTSDNADVLENGKDVSDDQADIKFNDKSSTTNSGSVITLTPNVDSSSVYEESSGSTNTIAYVAQLKKQSLDQNVILDVLASEGILASVKLCCDWLKCNPEIIKTCSKGSRTLMKRITTLLNLTNIDWNLAKNGEEHSVFLSRIDNLEEAVAKVPLPEDVNLRGMKDLEEAHKDLDWKLLRRFKIDRKERTLLRSLKLMQFGRYLSSIEDLRLSYNEETKMFVMDDSDNLVSIGGGEKEGKKADVDHPRGKLMRHMGRLWLKAEVRALESRLRSRLMSPYLVPDHEALAKHTPALKRLVYAKKFIIVIPAVVVSALDEVKRTSAQAREATRWLEGQLRRGSRFLRAQRPHERLPIPLIKGPRSKDKEAWLYFQIIECCHYLTQQSKVGLTSDSEIPVVTLLTGCSAEDQKTLTVSPEGLAKSAGVNLEHIEAFHTKWKASSKSHG; via the exons ATGAGAAGATCCTACAACTCGGATGCCAGAACGACTGATGGTCTTGAAGTAACCAGACGTTTGTACAG GGGTGTAACTGACATTGCGAAAAGACTCGACGAACAGAAAAGCCACGCTCTGACAGTATCGGACATCTTTACACCAACTGGGGAAGCTTTACGCGCGAAATTACGTGATTATTGTGAGAGGCTAATTTTTAAAGATCCGATAAGTCATGTGCGAAAAACAGAGGAACTGCTTTGGAGAAGAGGATTCTACGATGTCGTCTCTATggcaaaaaaaattcgaaag GGCAATGTTTGGAGTGAAGCAGAAAAAGCCTTACTATCGGCTCATTTGTCAGTTGGCGTTGGATTTTACCATCACTTGATTCTCCGTTTACAAATCGAATGTAACTTGGACCTCGTCGGGGTGATTGACTTTGCTTATCCACACAATGAAAGCACTTCGGCTAAT ATTAAAAGCAAAAGTACACCGTCGAAACTCCAGACTGAAGAAGTGAGACAGTGCGCAATACGTTTTATACATCGAAGTTTGATATGCCTGGGTGATTTAGCAAGATATAGACTAGATTTAGAACCGAACTGGGATCCAATGATCGCAACGAGATATTACAAGATGGCAGTAGCAATCGATCCAAATATCGGAATGCCTCACAATCAATTAGGAACGATGGCTGGAAATAAAAACTTCGGATTGGATGGTGTCTATCACTACATGAGATG TATTCTTTGCACGGAACCATTCGATGGAGCTGAGGGAAATTTGAAAAGGACAGTAACTCTGCACTCCTTCAGTGGAAAAGAGAAATGCCCAACTCAAGAGTGCATTGCAAAATTACTTTCTCTGCTTCAACTCTGGGAATGCGAAGACACCAATCCTGATCGAATAAATCAGGAGTGCCag GCATTGCTAAACGTCATTGAAACTTGCCTGACCCTCGAACGGTCCTTTCCGAGCAACAAAAAACCTCTAGAAGACGTGGACGACATAGAAACTTACCTTCAGTCTTGTAAAATAGAAGACAATATTTACCTAAATGATGacatgattttcaaaatcatgtcAATCTGTCTCATGACCATATCAAAATTGCGCAACAAAGACTCCTGCGATGTTCAGGGAGTCATTGCCTTTACGCTGGCTGTGTTATCTCAACTAGTTCACTCAACGATTTTGAGAATTCAGGAATCCTTGATCGACATCTCGATCACGAATGGAGAGCATGTAGATTTGAATTTACACTTTTCAGACTTCGAAAGCGAGTTGATTAAAGAAGAGGAGGAAATCAGTGCAAAGGAGGAGACTTCAAACGTACTCGAGTCATTAGGTTTAAGTGAAAAAAACGAGAGAGAAACGAATGGCCATCACATAAATGGAGTCAAAAGCTCGAAGGACAAATCTAAAAGTCTTTTGACTAAACTGCGTCGAAGGAAGCGAAGAAACAGTTCTGATTCCGATAATAGCGACGCGGATGGGAATGATGTTTTTTCGTCTAGTGATGAAATGAATTCAGATATTTCTGAAACTGAGGAAGACGCTTTGAGCGGGGAGAATCCGCACTCAGATGAAGCTTTGTCTGATGATTTATCTGATGAAGAAGGACCCAAAGATGATCTTAAATCTGAGAACGCGAATGACATTCACATAAATGGCCATGATCTTGCGAATTCTAGAAACACTTCCGATAATGCTGATGTCTTAGAAAACGGAAAGGACGTTAGTGATGATCAAGCCGATATAAAATTCAACGATAAGAGTTCAACCACGAATTCTGGTAGTGTCATAACTCTGACACCGAATGTGGATTCCAGCAGTGTTTATGAAGAAAGTAGTGGATCCACGAACACGATAGCTTACGTCGCTCAATTAAAGAAGCAGAGTCTAGACCAAAATGTCATTCTCGATGTCCTCGCCTCTGAAGGAATTCTCGCTTCGGTAAAATTATGTTGCGACTGGTTGAAATGCAACCCAGAGATCATAAAAACCTGCTCGAAGGGTTCGAGAACTCTGATGAAACGCATAACTACCTTGCTCAATTTAACAAACATCGACTGGAATCTTGCGAAAAATGGAGAGGAACACTCGGTTTTTTTGTCAAGGATAGACAACTTGGAAGAAGCAGTAGCGAAAGTTCCTCTGCCTGAGGATGTTAATTTAAGAGGCATGAAGGATTTAGAAGAAGCTCACAAGGATCTAGACTGGAAATTGTTGAGGagatttaaaatagatagaaAAGAACGCACTTTGTTAAGAAGCTTGAAATTGATGCAGTTTGGAAGATATTTGAGTTCAATTGAAGACTTGCGATTATCGTATAATGAAGAGACAAAAATGTTTGTTATGGATGACTCAGATAATTTAGTTTCAATTGGCGGGGGAGAGAAGGAGGGAAAGAAAGCGGATGTTGATCATCCAAGAGGCAAATTGATGAGACATATGGGAAGATTGTGGCTGAAGGCAGAAGTTAGAGCTTTAGAGAGCAGATTGAGATCAAGACTAATGTCCCCTTATTTGGTTCCTGATCACGAGGCTTTGGCCAAACACACACCAGCCTTGAAGCGACTTGTTTATGCGAAAAAGTTCATCATTGTCATCCCCGCGGTTG TGGTTTCTGCTTTAGACGAAGTCAAGCGTACGAGCGCTCAAGCGAGAGAAGCCACGAGATGGTTGGAAGGACAATTGAGACGTGGATCTCGATTTCTTAGGGCGCAGAGGCCTCATGAGCGATTACCAATACCTCTAATTAAAGGTCCCAGATCGAAAGATAAGGAGGCTTGGCTCTACTTCCAAATAATCGAGTGCTGCCATTATCTCACCCAACAATCTAAAGTCGGCTTGACCAGCGACTCAGAAATTCCAGTCGTCACCTTACTCACCGGATGCAGCGCCGAGGACCAAAAGACACTTACTGTCAGTCCCGAAGGATTAGCGAAAAGTGCAG GAGTTAATCTCGAGCACATCGAAGCATTTCACACTAAGTGGAAAGCTTCTAGCAAGAGCCACGGTTGA